One part of the Ruegeria sp. SCSIO 43209 genome encodes these proteins:
- a CDS encoding sulfotransferase, with the protein MPQSSKTHPEYLSTRAGRTRRIFQVGFNKCGTRSISAFLDNNGIPTVHFKRGNLARALANNLKYGYAPLNGIDRWVGYTDMQMVSGSRVIEGCRYFRQLAAYYPNSYFILNTRDKDRWIASRRNHGNGFYAERYRKGMNFESVDQVIDHWSEEWDRHHQEVPEFFKDQPDKLLIYNIETDSPDQMSEFLAPDFETDPTFFGHEGKTSGGNDADDAVSPN; encoded by the coding sequence GTGCCGCAATCATCAAAAACCCATCCTGAATATCTGTCTACTCGTGCAGGCCGTACGCGGCGGATATTTCAGGTCGGTTTCAACAAGTGCGGCACAAGGTCGATTTCCGCCTTTCTAGATAACAACGGCATTCCGACGGTTCACTTCAAGCGTGGCAATCTGGCCCGCGCGCTCGCTAACAATCTTAAGTATGGCTATGCGCCGCTCAATGGCATTGACCGTTGGGTCGGCTACACCGACATGCAGATGGTAAGCGGCTCGCGCGTGATTGAAGGTTGCCGTTATTTTCGTCAACTCGCGGCATATTATCCCAATTCCTATTTCATATTGAACACTCGAGACAAAGACAGGTGGATCGCAAGTCGCCGAAACCATGGCAATGGGTTTTATGCCGAGCGTTATCGTAAGGGTATGAATTTCGAGTCGGTTGATCAGGTAATTGATCATTGGTCAGAAGAATGGGACCGGCATCATCAGGAGGTGCCCGAATTTTTTAAGGACCAACCGGATAAATTATTGATATATAATATAGAAACAGACAGCCCTGACCAGATGTCCGAGTTCCTTGCGCCTGATTTTGAGACTGATCCGACTTTCTTCGGCCATGAGGGTAAAACGTCCGGAGGCAATGACGCCGACGATGCGGTTTCTCCGAATTGA
- a CDS encoding L-aspartate oxidase, producing the protein MIWLEGLHGRTAIIGGGIAGLTAALELAPQPVVLITRAGLGQECSSAWAQGGIAAELGTDGDPAQHLADTLRAGDGLCDETLASAILCEAQKAITGLEKHGVRFDRTADGTYALGREAAHSRRRILHAGGDRTGAEITSALASAVLQCQSITCLTGVEARRVLTLDGHVTGVHLQKDAQAEVLRTSQVVMATGGCGGLFGVSTNPSGNFGQGVMMAARAGAALRDMEFVQFHPTALDAKQTPLALVSEAVRGEGAILIDQTGKRFMSHIPGAELAPRDVVARAVHQVILEGGRVFLDARAALGAEFVQRFPGIHALCAATGIDPARDPIPILPAAHYHMGGIAVDEYGRSTLSGLWAIGECAATGLHGANRLASNSLLEAVVMGCRAANDVAKAEMRNLSFVPTVTALPRSDPSSVRPLATKFLGLIRDEVGLRQVISKLSPLVETAACASDPALVALSIAVFADLRRESRGGHYRSDFPNPEANAQSLLMTLTEVLAHASLTSQEPFLRTA; encoded by the coding sequence ATGATCTGGCTCGAAGGGCTTCATGGTCGAACTGCCATCATCGGTGGCGGCATCGCCGGGCTGACGGCAGCGCTGGAACTAGCTCCACAACCCGTAGTACTAATCACCCGTGCAGGGCTGGGCCAGGAATGTTCCAGCGCTTGGGCTCAAGGAGGGATTGCCGCCGAACTAGGCACGGATGGTGATCCTGCGCAACACTTGGCCGATACTTTGCGGGCGGGCGACGGGCTGTGCGACGAAACCCTGGCGTCGGCCATTCTCTGCGAAGCGCAAAAGGCGATCACTGGTTTAGAGAAACATGGCGTTCGTTTCGATAGAACCGCCGACGGCACATATGCCTTGGGGCGCGAGGCCGCGCATTCCCGCCGCCGCATACTGCATGCAGGCGGCGACCGCACCGGAGCCGAAATCACATCGGCCCTTGCGAGTGCCGTGTTGCAATGCCAGTCGATCACTTGCTTGACCGGAGTCGAAGCCCGACGGGTGTTGACGCTAGACGGACACGTCACAGGCGTTCATCTGCAAAAAGATGCCCAAGCAGAGGTATTGCGCACATCTCAGGTCGTTATGGCGACAGGCGGTTGCGGCGGTCTGTTTGGTGTCAGCACCAACCCTTCAGGTAATTTCGGCCAGGGTGTCATGATGGCCGCCCGCGCCGGGGCAGCGTTGCGCGATATGGAATTTGTCCAGTTTCATCCCACAGCGCTGGATGCCAAGCAGACACCACTGGCATTGGTCAGTGAAGCCGTCCGGGGCGAAGGCGCAATTCTGATTGACCAAACCGGCAAGCGCTTCATGTCGCATATTCCGGGGGCTGAACTGGCCCCGCGTGACGTGGTGGCTCGTGCCGTGCATCAGGTCATATTGGAAGGTGGGCGAGTGTTTCTTGATGCTCGTGCCGCGCTTGGTGCCGAATTTGTCCAGCGGTTCCCTGGCATCCATGCATTGTGCGCAGCAACCGGAATTGATCCGGCGCGCGATCCCATACCGATACTTCCGGCTGCGCATTACCACATGGGCGGTATCGCCGTTGATGAGTATGGAAGAAGCACTCTGTCAGGCCTTTGGGCCATAGGTGAATGCGCGGCCACTGGCCTGCATGGTGCCAATCGCCTTGCTAGCAATTCACTGCTAGAGGCGGTGGTGATGGGATGCCGCGCCGCAAATGATGTTGCCAAGGCAGAAATGAGAAACCTGTCATTTGTTCCTACAGTTACCGCTCTGCCTCGTTCTGACCCTAGCTCTGTCCGGCCTTTGGCTACAAAATTTCTGGGTTTGATCCGCGACGAGGTGGGATTGCGTCAAGTCATTTCAAAGTTGTCTCCGTTGGTCGAAACCGCTGCCTGCGCTTCTGACCCGGCACTAGTCGCGCTTTCGATCGCGGTCTTTGCCGATCTGCGCCGAGAATCGCGTGGCGGACATTACCGAAGTGACTTCCCTAATCCTGAGGCGAACGCGCAATCTCTTTTGATGACTCTGACCGAAGTACTTGCTCATGCGAGTTTGACCAGTCAGGAACCCTTTTTGAGGACTGCTTGA
- the nadA gene encoding quinolinate synthase NadA — MKDFRLPDLYDRVKQIIPQPEWMLFEDDLEAILDLKRERNAVILAHNYQTPEIFHGVADIVGDSLALAREAVEVNADVIVLAGVHFMAETAKLLNPDKTVLIPDLGAGCSLADSITPEDIALLREAHPDVPVITYVNTSAAVKAASDICCTSGNAVKVVESLGVSRVLMIPDEYLAKNVAKETDVELIAWHGHCEVHELFTPADIREMREAWPGVTVLAHPECPPEVVAEADFSGSTAVMSDFVGDKKPTRVCLLTECSMSDNVALNHPEVEFVRPCNLCPHMKRISLRNIRDALELGHHEVTVDPAIAEDARRAVERMLAVK; from the coding sequence ATGAAAGATTTTCGCCTTCCAGACCTCTACGACCGGGTAAAGCAGATCATCCCGCAACCCGAATGGATGCTGTTTGAAGATGATCTGGAAGCCATCCTTGATCTCAAGCGTGAGAGGAATGCGGTCATCCTCGCCCACAATTACCAAACGCCGGAGATCTTCCATGGAGTTGCCGATATCGTGGGCGACAGCCTTGCGCTTGCGCGAGAAGCTGTCGAGGTTAATGCCGATGTAATTGTGTTGGCTGGTGTGCATTTTATGGCGGAAACTGCCAAGCTGCTGAATCCGGATAAGACAGTGCTGATCCCAGATTTGGGGGCGGGGTGTTCACTGGCGGATTCCATCACACCCGAGGATATTGCGCTTTTGCGCGAAGCCCATCCCGACGTTCCGGTGATCACATATGTAAACACTTCGGCAGCGGTGAAGGCGGCATCGGATATCTGCTGCACGTCGGGCAACGCAGTAAAGGTGGTGGAATCCCTCGGGGTGTCGCGCGTGTTGATGATCCCGGACGAGTATCTCGCCAAGAACGTCGCCAAAGAGACCGATGTCGAATTGATCGCATGGCATGGACATTGCGAGGTGCACGAACTGTTTACTCCAGCCGATATACGTGAAATGCGCGAAGCGTGGCCGGGTGTTACGGTGCTGGCCCATCCTGAGTGCCCGCCCGAAGTGGTTGCCGAAGCAGATTTTTCTGGCTCTACCGCAGTCATGTCGGATTTCGTCGGCGACAAAAAACCGACGCGGGTTTGCCTGCTGACCGAATGCTCGATGAGCGACAACGTGGCGCTGAACCATCCTGAGGTGGAATTCGTGCGCCCCTGTAACCTGTGTCCACATATGAAGCGCATTAGTCTGCGCAACATTCGCGACGCATTGGAACTGGGCCATCACGAAGTCACCGTCGATCCGGCCATCGCCGAAGATGCGCGCCGCGCGGTAGAACGGATGCTGGCAGTGAAATGA
- a CDS encoding M81 family metallopeptidase, translating to MTAKRIAIAGFQHETNCFGATKAGLPEFEMADSWPEMLHGARVIADTKGMNLPIAGFSSAANQAGFELFPILWCAAEPSAHVTDHAFEKICTMILDGLRGAGPLDGVYLDLHGAMVTESLADGEGELLRRVRDLVGQDVPVVASLDLHANISDQMISQADYLAIFRTYPHLDMGETGARCVPVLQRLLAGEKLHKAFRQVPYLIPLHAQYTWAAPFDEIYQLPTRFEQAHVYAEIALGFTAADYPDTGPSCVAYATSAAQATAAVDQIVDLFLAREPDVDCSMLSLDEAVLACRSHRDKPLVLADVQDNAGAGGTSDTTGLLAALIEGEAQEVLMGLFHDAESAEKAHRAGQGAKLNLAIGGKSGLPGLHPVEAKFEVLAIGDGICRYSGEMYGGGIATLGKTAALRMIESGAKIDLVVTSVRNQCLDRAHFTHIGLNPTSYSVICVKSTTHFRADFQPIASDVKAVAAPGTFLCDLDQIPYYNIAGKRRIETSGPKTRNH from the coding sequence ATGACAGCCAAACGCATTGCCATTGCCGGATTTCAACACGAAACCAACTGCTTCGGAGCGACCAAAGCGGGTCTGCCCGAGTTCGAGATGGCAGATTCCTGGCCCGAAATGTTGCATGGCGCGCGTGTCATCGCAGACACCAAAGGCATGAACCTACCCATCGCCGGGTTTTCTTCCGCCGCGAACCAGGCAGGTTTCGAGCTTTTCCCAATCCTGTGGTGTGCGGCAGAACCTAGCGCTCATGTCACGGATCACGCGTTCGAGAAGATATGTACTATGATCTTGGATGGCCTTCGCGGCGCGGGACCGCTGGACGGAGTGTATCTCGACCTGCACGGTGCCATGGTGACTGAAAGCCTTGCCGATGGTGAGGGAGAACTGTTGCGCCGAGTACGTGATCTGGTAGGGCAGGACGTTCCGGTCGTGGCGAGCCTGGACCTGCATGCCAATATCTCTGACCAGATGATCTCGCAGGCGGACTATCTGGCAATTTTCCGCACGTACCCGCACCTCGATATGGGCGAAACCGGTGCACGATGCGTACCGGTTCTGCAAAGGCTACTGGCAGGAGAAAAGCTGCACAAAGCCTTCCGGCAGGTGCCCTATCTGATCCCATTACATGCGCAATACACCTGGGCCGCACCGTTTGATGAGATTTATCAGTTGCCCACCCGGTTCGAACAGGCCCATGTCTATGCAGAAATCGCACTGGGTTTTACAGCGGCAGATTATCCCGATACTGGTCCGTCCTGCGTTGCCTACGCGACCAGTGCCGCGCAAGCGACCGCCGCAGTAGATCAAATAGTCGACCTTTTTCTGGCCCGCGAACCTGATGTGGACTGCTCTATGTTGTCGTTGGACGAAGCCGTTCTGGCCTGTCGTTCGCATCGCGACAAACCGCTCGTGTTAGCGGATGTACAGGACAACGCAGGCGCAGGCGGCACATCCGATACCACCGGACTTCTGGCCGCTTTGATCGAGGGGGAAGCGCAGGAGGTTTTGATGGGTCTCTTCCACGACGCCGAAAGCGCAGAGAAAGCGCATCGTGCAGGCCAAGGCGCAAAACTGAACCTGGCCATCGGCGGAAAATCAGGTCTGCCCGGGCTCCACCCCGTTGAGGCAAAGTTCGAAGTTCTGGCCATCGGAGATGGCATCTGCCGATACTCAGGTGAGATGTACGGAGGCGGCATCGCGACGCTTGGCAAAACGGCCGCTCTGAGGATGATAGAGTCTGGCGCGAAGATAGACTTGGTCGTCACCAGTGTGCGCAACCAATGCCTAGACCGCGCTCATTTCACCCATATCGGCCTGAATCCCACATCCTATTCAGTGATCTGTGTCAAAAGCACCACACATTTCCGGGCGGATTTCCAACCCATCGCAAGCGACGTGAAAGCCGTTGCCGCTCCAGGCACCTTTCTCTGCGATCTGGACCAGATCCCCTACTACAACATCGCAGGCAAACGCCGCATCGAAACAAGTGGACCCAAAACCAGAAACCATTGA
- a CDS encoding alkyl/aryl-sulfatase — MPFDDERDFEESRKGLIAVPEYRQIKTEDGTVAWDIGSYDYLLEGKEFDSIHPSLQRQAILNMNFGLYEILDDSIYQVRGFDLSNITFIRGDTGWIIFDPLASKETAAAALKLLNDTVGELPVKAVVYSHSHADHYGGVRGVITDEDVANGVEVIAPEGFMEHAVSENVYAGNVMNRRLFFQYGVLLPRSPFGHVDQSIGKNISAGTTGLIEPTRYVSDAYEEIIVDGVRMIFQNTPGTEAPAEMNTYFPDLKAFWAAENITGTIHNIYTLRGALVRDALSWSKHVNDALYKFGQDAELMFASHSWPRYGNERIQEVMRAQRDTYANLNNGVLNLANKGVTINQIHNVYDVPESLQQQWAARSYHGSVEHNSRAVINRYLGYWDANPTTLTPLSPEDSAPLFVEMMGGAEPILSKGQELVDTGKYLEATEILNKLVYAEPQNQAAKDLLADAFEQIGYQKESPSVRNSFLGAAFELRNGIPQGATIETTGPDTIKAMQTTMWLDFLAIRVNSAKAADMEFTINLSIPDRDENIVVEMSNATLTHIVDQVAEDADLSISLSRTDLEKVMTGERRLTEMLADGTAQSEGNAEIVAQLASTLDQFDLGFELMPGTGAQDLTPPANDFAQPGLANSSGG, encoded by the coding sequence CCTGGGACATCGGCAGCTATGACTATCTGCTCGAGGGCAAAGAGTTCGACTCGATCCACCCGTCGTTGCAGCGTCAGGCGATCCTGAACATGAATTTCGGCCTGTACGAGATTCTCGACGACAGCATCTATCAGGTGCGTGGCTTCGATCTGTCCAACATCACTTTTATTCGTGGCGATACCGGCTGGATCATCTTTGACCCGCTGGCCTCCAAGGAAACTGCCGCAGCAGCGCTGAAGCTGCTGAACGACACCGTGGGCGAACTGCCGGTCAAGGCGGTTGTCTATTCGCATTCCCACGCCGACCATTATGGCGGTGTGCGCGGAGTGATCACCGATGAGGACGTGGCCAACGGTGTGGAGGTGATCGCGCCCGAAGGTTTCATGGAACATGCGGTTTCCGAAAACGTCTATGCGGGCAACGTGATGAACCGCCGTCTGTTTTTCCAATACGGCGTATTGCTGCCGCGCAGCCCGTTCGGCCATGTGGATCAGTCCATCGGCAAGAACATCTCGGCTGGCACCACGGGCCTGATCGAACCGACCCGCTATGTCTCGGACGCGTATGAAGAGATCATCGTAGACGGCGTGCGTATGATCTTCCAAAATACACCGGGTACTGAAGCACCTGCTGAGATGAATACTTATTTCCCCGACCTCAAGGCATTCTGGGCGGCGGAAAACATCACTGGCACAATTCACAACATCTATACCTTGCGTGGCGCACTGGTGCGCGATGCGCTGAGCTGGTCCAAGCATGTCAATGACGCGCTGTACAAGTTTGGGCAGGATGCCGAGTTGATGTTCGCCTCTCACTCTTGGCCCCGTTACGGAAATGAGCGCATTCAAGAAGTGATGCGTGCGCAGCGTGACACTTACGCCAATCTTAACAACGGGGTGCTGAATCTGGCCAACAAGGGCGTGACCATCAATCAGATTCACAACGTCTATGACGTGCCGGAAAGCCTGCAGCAGCAATGGGCCGCGCGCAGCTATCATGGCTCGGTCGAGCATAACAGCCGGGCGGTGATAAACCGTTATCTGGGCTACTGGGATGCCAACCCCACCACGCTCACACCTCTGTCGCCAGAAGACAGCGCGCCGCTGTTTGTCGAGATGATGGGCGGCGCCGAGCCAATCCTGTCGAAAGGGCAGGAATTGGTGGACACCGGTAAATATCTTGAAGCGACCGAGATTCTAAACAAACTGGTCTACGCCGAACCACAGAACCAGGCCGCCAAGGACCTGTTGGCCGACGCGTTCGAGCAGATCGGGTATCAGAAGGAAAGCCCTTCGGTCCGCAACTCGTTCCTTGGTGCGGCGTTCGAACTGCGCAACGGTATTCCGCAGGGCGCTACTATCGAGACCACCGGTCCCGATACGATCAAGGCCATGCAGACCACGATGTGGCTCGACTTTCTGGCCATTCGTGTCAATAGCGCCAAAGCCGCCGATATGGAGTTCACCATCAACCTGTCGATCCCCGACCGGGACGAGAACATCGTTGTCGAGATGAGCAATGCCACTCTGACTCATATCGTCGATCAGGTGGCGGAAGACGCCGATCTTTCGATCAGTCTGAGCCGCACGGACTTGGAAAAGGTCATGACCGGTGAGCGCAGATTGACCGAGATGCTCGCTGATGGCACCGCGCAGTCTGAGGGCAACGCCGAGATCGTAGCGCAACTGGCTTCGACCCTGGATCAATTCGATTTGGGTTTCGAGTTGATGCCCGGCACCGGTGCGCAGGATTTGACACCACCCGCCAATGATTTTGCCCAGCCCGGGTTAGCAAACTCGAGTGGCGGCTGA
- a CDS encoding amidohydrolase yields the protein MRETLYFGGPILTMDADNSRPEAVLVRDDVIIAVGDEATLRRRMSSDAGVYDLAGQTLIPAFIDSHGHFPDPGFIQLFRVDLASPPRGVCMDMAQALEKLRCRAEETPEGDWVMGVLFDNTAISEGRMPTRAELDDVSTAHPIWVLHASGHNGAANSMALKLHGVNRDTPDPAGGRYGRDPDTGALTGLVEGLSAMGEMGDTDFLIGRDRFWQGFNACRDEYLSHGVTYAQNAWASQVMLDHFASLRADQDPGIDLELLPIADLEPALSQGWIDDNWPGNPHFTLGARKLFTDGAFQLQTAYLSAPYYKSLDPDHPCGMIYATQVDMDTEVLRLHAMGFQIHCHCNGDAGAEMFIDAVDKALLAHPRDDHRHTIIHGQVLRDDQLDRMARLGITVSFFSAHVHFWGDRHYDTFLGPERAERISPAATAERYGVRYTIHNDASVTPTRPIHLAHCAVNRLTASGRQLGEKEKVSVLSALRAQTIDAAWQVFKEDQRGSIEPGKLADFAILSRNPLDDPERLLDTSIVATIRRGQIVFGATKSRKELEF from the coding sequence ATGAGGGAAACACTCTATTTCGGCGGTCCCATCCTGACGATGGACGCCGACAATTCCCGACCCGAGGCGGTGTTGGTGCGGGACGATGTCATCATTGCGGTGGGGGACGAAGCAACGCTGCGTCGGCGGATGTCATCCGATGCGGGTGTATATGACCTAGCTGGCCAGACCCTGATCCCAGCCTTCATCGACTCGCACGGCCACTTCCCAGATCCCGGCTTCATCCAGCTGTTTCGGGTTGATCTTGCATCACCTCCGCGCGGCGTGTGTATGGATATGGCGCAAGCTTTGGAAAAGCTGCGCTGCCGGGCCGAAGAGACGCCCGAGGGCGATTGGGTTATGGGCGTTTTGTTCGACAACACCGCCATTTCAGAAGGCCGCATGCCTACCCGGGCCGAACTGGATGATGTCTCAACGGCGCATCCAATCTGGGTTCTGCATGCTTCGGGTCACAACGGCGCGGCCAATTCGATGGCGCTGAAGCTGCATGGCGTCAATCGCGACACCCCGGACCCGGCCGGAGGGCGTTATGGCCGCGACCCCGATACCGGCGCCCTGACGGGGCTGGTCGAAGGGCTGTCGGCCATGGGCGAAATGGGCGATACTGATTTTCTGATCGGCCGGGACAGGTTCTGGCAAGGGTTCAACGCCTGCCGTGATGAGTATTTGTCCCACGGAGTAACTTATGCACAGAACGCTTGGGCATCGCAGGTTATGCTCGACCACTTTGCCAGCCTTCGTGCCGATCAGGATCCCGGCATTGATTTGGAATTATTGCCAATTGCCGATCTGGAACCGGCTCTGAGCCAGGGCTGGATCGACGATAACTGGCCCGGAAACCCACATTTTACGCTGGGTGCGCGCAAGCTGTTTACCGATGGCGCATTCCAATTGCAGACTGCCTATCTGTCTGCGCCCTACTACAAGTCGCTGGACCCCGATCACCCCTGTGGCATGATCTATGCCACGCAGGTCGACATGGATACCGAGGTTCTCCGTCTACACGCTATGGGGTTTCAGATCCACTGCCATTGCAACGGGGATGCCGGGGCCGAGATGTTCATCGATGCGGTGGACAAGGCCTTGTTAGCGCATCCGCGAGACGATCACCGCCATACCATCATCCACGGCCAGGTTCTGCGCGACGATCAACTGGACCGCATGGCGCGGCTTGGAATAACTGTCAGCTTCTTTTCAGCACATGTGCATTTCTGGGGGGACCGACACTACGATACCTTCCTCGGCCCGGAACGCGCTGAACGGATTTCGCCAGCCGCAACTGCGGAACGATACGGTGTACGCTATACGATCCACAATGACGCGTCGGTTACGCCAACGCGGCCAATCCATCTGGCGCATTGCGCGGTGAATCGACTGACTGCATCCGGCCGGCAACTGGGTGAAAAGGAAAAGGTCAGCGTACTGTCTGCGCTACGGGCACAAACCATCGATGCGGCGTGGCAAGTGTTTAAAGAAGATCAGCGCGGTTCGATTGAGCCCGGAAAACTGGCAGATTTCGCCATCCTTTCTCGCAATCCCCTAGATGATCCTGAACGGCTGCTCGACACATCAATTGTTGCAACCATCCGGCGAGGACAGATTGTGTTTGGCGCCACCAAATCCAGAAAAGAACTGGAATTTTAG
- the nadC gene encoding carboxylating nicotinate-nucleotide diphosphorylase, with product MPLAPLPRTMLEPVIRRALDEDLGLAGDVTSSAVIPSDHVSEVVACARQSGCISGLDCAELACELIDPAIKVIRHVEDGGTVAPGTVIATFKGPSRSLLIAERTALNFLGHLSGIASVTADMVRRVEGTRAAIVCTRKTTPGLRALEKYAVRSGGGMNHRYSLSDAVLIKDNHIAIAGGVRPALTRAKETVGHMVKIEIEVDTLEQLAEVLKIGVDAVLLDNMDPRTLSEAIGMIDGQAIAEASGGITPDNVRAVANTGVNLISMGWITHSAHCLDIGLDFVL from the coding sequence ATGCCCCTAGCCCCGTTGCCCCGAACGATGCTGGAGCCGGTGATCCGCCGCGCACTTGATGAAGATTTGGGCCTCGCCGGAGATGTCACCTCTTCGGCTGTTATTCCTTCGGATCATGTTTCCGAAGTTGTGGCTTGCGCGCGTCAATCCGGATGTATTTCCGGTCTGGATTGTGCTGAATTGGCTTGTGAGCTGATAGATCCGGCGATCAAAGTAATCCGTCATGTCGAGGATGGTGGGACAGTCGCGCCCGGCACAGTGATCGCTACCTTCAAAGGGCCGTCGCGCAGTCTGCTGATTGCCGAACGTACGGCGCTCAACTTCTTGGGTCATCTATCGGGTATTGCAAGTGTGACTGCCGATATGGTTCGCCGCGTCGAAGGCACGCGTGCTGCCATCGTCTGTACCCGAAAAACAACGCCCGGTTTGCGGGCTTTAGAGAAATACGCTGTGCGATCAGGCGGCGGCATGAACCATCGCTACTCCCTAAGTGACGCGGTGCTGATCAAGGACAACCACATCGCCATAGCCGGGGGTGTCCGCCCGGCCTTGACGCGGGCCAAAGAGACAGTCGGTCATATGGTCAAGATCGAGATCGAGGTCGACACGCTGGAGCAGCTGGCCGAAGTTCTGAAAATCGGTGTTGATGCGGTGCTACTGGATAACATGGATCCAAGAACCTTAAGCGAAGCTATAGGCATGATTGATGGTCAAGCCATTGCCGAAGCTTCAGGCGGGATAACCCCAGATAATGTGCGGGCTGTGGCGAACACCGGTGTTAATTTGATTTCTATGGGCTGGATCACCCACAGTGCACACTGCCTCGATATTGGTCTGGATTTTGTGCTCTAA
- a CDS encoding glycosyltransferase family 2 protein: MLAILTVKDEGAFLLEWLAHHQMVGFTDFLIFSNDCADGTDLMLHRLEEMGQITHVSHEAKPDKSVQWQAMKQAAKHPLLKEADWILALDIDEFVNIHIGDGSLNALIHSLPEADAITLTWRLFGNAGIVYFEDAPVTQQFTSCAPKPILWPWRASMFKTLYRNNGIYRKPGIHRPISPDQTRVDEACWYDGSGRLLGGDYRRQRVFSNYTQDTTMRVQLNHYALGAMDSFLLKRARGRGVHFKEKIGMDYWVDYNFNSDQDVSISRYQSARAARVTELKSDATLKKLHDKACEWRHKRFKELLESEPERAFFARLMMAGQSTPLTEHTARQLISVAMRANQKAAAESE; encoded by the coding sequence ATGCTAGCGATCCTGACGGTCAAAGATGAAGGCGCGTTCCTGTTGGAATGGCTCGCCCATCATCAGATGGTTGGTTTCACTGATTTTCTGATCTTCTCGAATGATTGCGCGGATGGCACCGATCTGATGTTGCACCGACTCGAAGAGATGGGGCAAATCACTCATGTCAGCCATGAAGCCAAGCCCGATAAGAGCGTACAGTGGCAGGCTATGAAACAAGCCGCCAAACATCCTCTATTGAAAGAAGCAGACTGGATACTGGCGCTCGATATTGATGAGTTTGTAAATATCCATATTGGCGACGGCTCATTAAACGCGCTCATCCATAGCCTCCCCGAGGCGGATGCGATCACGCTCACCTGGCGGCTATTCGGAAATGCAGGGATCGTTTATTTTGAAGATGCGCCGGTGACCCAACAGTTCACTTCGTGCGCCCCCAAACCCATCCTTTGGCCGTGGCGCGCCTCGATGTTCAAAACGCTTTATCGCAACAACGGGATTTACCGTAAACCAGGCATTCATCGGCCAATTTCGCCTGATCAGACCCGCGTGGATGAGGCGTGCTGGTATGATGGATCAGGCCGTTTGCTTGGCGGCGATTATCGCCGCCAGCGGGTATTTTCCAACTATACCCAAGATACGACCATGAGGGTTCAGCTTAACCATTATGCTTTGGGCGCGATGGACTCCTTTCTGCTCAAACGTGCGCGTGGACGTGGGGTGCATTTCAAAGAGAAAATCGGCATGGATTATTGGGTCGATTACAACTTTAACAGCGATCAGGACGTCTCTATTTCCCGCTACCAATCGGCACGGGCTGCTCGGGTTACCGAGCTAAAATCAGATGCCACACTGAAGAAGCTACATGACAAGGCCTGCGAATGGCGGCACAAGCGATTTAAGGAACTTTTGGAGTCAGAACCTGAACGCGCGTTTTTTGCTCGCCTGATGATGGCTGGCCAATCCACACCTCTGACGGAGCATACGGCCCGTCAGCTTATTTCAGTTGCCATGCGCGCGAACCAGAAAGCCGCCGCAGAGTCCGAGTAG